A genome region from Gallus gallus isolate bGalGal1 chromosome 9, bGalGal1.mat.broiler.GRCg7b, whole genome shotgun sequence includes the following:
- the P2RY1 gene encoding P2Y purinoceptor 1 isoform X1 produces the protein MTEALISAALNGTQPELLAGGWAAGNATTKCSLTKTGFQFYYLPTVYILVFITGFLGNSVAIWMFVFHMRPWSGISVYMFNLALADFLYVLTLPALIFYYFNKTDWIFGDVMCKLQRFIFHVNLYGSILFLTCISVHRYTGVVHPLKSLGRLKKKNAVYVSSLVWALVVAVIAPILFYSGTGVRRNKTITCYDTTADEYLRSYFVYSMCTTVFMFCIPFIVILGCYGLIVKALIYKDLDNSPLRRKSIYLVIIVLTVFAVSYLPFHVMKTLNLRARLDFQTPQMCAFNDKVYATYQVTRGLASLNSCVDPILYFLAGDTFRRRLSRATRKSSRRSEPNVQSKSEEMTLNILTEYKQNGDTSL, from the coding sequence ATGACCGAAGccctcatctctgctgctctgaacgGGACGCAGCCCGAGCTGCTGGCCGGCGGCTGGGCCGCGGGGAACGCCACCACCAAGTGCTCCCTGACCAAAACGGGCTTCCAGTTCTACTACCTGCCCACCGTCTACATCCTCGTCTTCATCACCGGGTTCTTGGGCAACAGCGTGGCCATCTGGATGTTCGTCTTCCACATGCGGCCGTGGAGCGGCATCTCGGTGTACATGTTCAACCTGGCTCTGGCCGACTTCCTGTATGTCCTCACGCTGCCCGCCCTCATCTTCTACTACTTCAACAAAACCGACTGGATCTTCGGGGACGTCATGTGCAAGCTGCAGAGGTTCATTTTCCACGTGAACCTCTACGGCAGCATCCTGTTCCTCACGTGCATAAGCGTGCACAGGTACACGGGCGTCGTGCACCCGCTGAAGTCGCTGGGGAGGCTGAAGAAGAAGAACGCCGTGTACGTCAGCTCGCTGGTGTGGGCCCTGGTGGTGGCCGTCATCGCGCCCATCCTCTTCTACTCAGGGACGGGGGTGAGGAGGAACAAAACCATCACGTGCTACGACACCACGGCCGACGAGTACCTGCGGAGCTACTTCGTGTACAGCATGTGCACCACGGTGTTCATGTTCTGCATCCCCTTCATCGTCATCCTCGGCTGCTACGGGCTGATCGTGAAAGCTCTGATCTACAAGGACCTGGACAACTCTCCTCTGCGGAGGAAGTCCATCTACCTGGTCATCATCGTGTTGACGGTCTTCGCCGTCTCCTACCTCCCCTTCCACGTGATGAAGACCCTGAACCTgagggccaggctggatttcCAGACGCCGCAGATGTGTGCCTTCAACGACAAGGTGTACGCCACCTACCAGGTGACGCGGGGGCTGGCCAGCCTCAACAGCTGCGTCGACCCCATCCTCTACTTCCTGGCCGGGGACACCTTCCGCCGGCGGCTCTCCAGGGCCACCCGCAAGTCATCCCGGCGGAGCGAGCCCAACGTGCAGTCCAAGAGCGAGGAGATGACGCTCAATATTTTGACAGAGTACAAGCAGAACGGGGACACCAGTTTGTGA